The following is a genomic window from Ahaetulla prasina isolate Xishuangbanna chromosome 9, ASM2864084v1, whole genome shotgun sequence.
tgcaccagtaccgtatatgtggtaccttgctcaatagtagtacctgtgagagggatcttggagtcctagtggataaccatctagatatgagccagcagtgtgcagcagctgttaaaaaagccaacacagttctgggctgcataaacagagggatagaatcaagatcacgtgaagtgctagtaccactttataatgccttggtaaggccacacttggaatattgcatccagttttggtcgccacgatgtaaaaaagatgttgagactctagaaagagtgcagagaagagcaacaaagatgattaggggactggaggataaaacatatgaagaacggttgcaggaactgggtatgtctagtttaacaaaaagaaggaccaggggagacatgatagcagtgttccaatatctcaggggctgccacagagaagtgggagttgggctgttctccagagcacctgagggtagaacaagaagcaatgggtggaaactgatcaaggaaagaagcaacttagaactaaggagaaatttcctgacagttagaacaattaataagtggaacgacttgccttcagaagttgtgaatgctccaacactggaaatttttaagaaaatgttggataaccatctgactgagatggtgtagggtttcctgcctgggcagggggttggactagaaggcctccaaggtcccttccaactctgatgttatgttatgttatgttatgttatgttatgttatgttaagagttGAAAAAGTCTAcaaggggtaaaaaaaaaaacaactcctgaTATAAAAATACCATTTTGGGGGGGTGGGTAACCATTTTACACACCCTTTAAGATCTGGGGTTGCGCCTGGTTGGATTAGTGAGAGCGGTTCCCGGGAACTTCTCCccctaaaaaataaaacaaaacaggtaGGTCCCCTCTAACCTTTCCTATCTCTCGAATCCCATTCGCTTTGGGAACGTCACCAATGGGAACGCTCCCTCCGCAGGACGTGCCGCGGGGATGCCTGGGAGGTGTAGTCCGCCTGGCTCTTTAAGGCTGATGCGGCGTTGCTGGTGGGCGTTCCGCTGCTTCTCCTGCCCGGCGGCTCGCaggtaagtgggggggggggcggcggtgCACGGATCCCGGTCTCCCCCCCTTGCTGGGCTTCGTGCAGCGTCTCCCCCGGATTGCAACCGAAGCTGGCAGCTGCAGAAATGGGGCAGACTCCGGGCTGTTGCAACAGAGCCAAACTGGGGTTCTGGTCGGGAAATTGGGCTGGGTGGGTTTAAAAGCCCCTCCCCCcctatccaaaggtgctttttaaacgaTGCAATTTgacttttttgggtttttttttcttctgaagacatttcgcttctcttccaagaagcttcttcagctctgactgaatggtggggaacggaaggattgagattccttgcagacaaagctggtcgtttgcatcctttgagagggtccttgaggcaacctggaggtttatctgtgtcctgagtggtgcaaatggtccctgtagtctgcaatttttcccccgTTGGAaacccattcctactcccacaccattccaagggtgctcatcctaaattgtatagctaaaagtctcccaagtgcttcaacgaccctcttgagtgaacacactcaaaaccgtagaaatggtggtagactttaggaaaaacccttccatacttccacctctcacaatacttgacaacacagtatcaacagtagaaaccttcaaatttctgggttctatcatatcgcaagatctcaaatggacagctaacatcaaaaacatcattaaaaaaggacaacaaagaatgttctttctgcgccaactcagtaagctcaaactgcccaaggagctgctgatccagttctacagaggaattattgagtctgtcatttgcacctctataactgtctggttcggttctgcaacccaacaagaaaaacacagacttcagaggataattagaactgcagaaaaaataattgctaccaacttgccttccattgaggacctgtatactgcacgaatcaagaagagagccgtgaaaatatttgcagatccctcgcatccaggacataaactgtttcaactcctaccctcaaaacgacgctatagagcactgcacaccagaacaactagacacaagaacagttttttcccgaaggccatcactctgctaaacaaataattccctcaacactgtcgaactatttactgaatctgcactactattaatcgtttcatagttcccatcaccaatctctttccacttatgactgtatgactataacttgttgctggcaatccttatgatttatattgatatattgatcatcaattgtgttgtaaatgttgtaccttgatgaacgtatcttttcttttatgtacactgagagcatatgcaccaagacaaattccttgtgtgtccaatcacacttggccaataaaattctattctattctattctattctagaacaggggtctcccaccttggtccctttaagacttgtggacttcaactcccagagttcctcggccagctttgttgaagtccacaagtcttaaagggaccaaggttggagacccctcctctgAAAGGATGCCAAGGACCAGCTGcctgtaaggaatataaatccttccattcaacggatggaaactaatcaaggagagaagcaacctagaattaaggggaAATTTCATGACGGATACATTGTGTCTGGAGatcccagaggtgtttttttccaagaggcaactggacttattggggttttttttcctttcgaagacgtttcgctcctcctccaagaagcttcttcagctctgactggatggtggggagtggaaaaattgatgctccttgcagatagctggtcgtttgtatccttttagagcaggggtctccaaccttggccgctttaagcctggaggacttcaactcccagaaacccccagccagcaaagctggctgggggattctgggagttgaagtcctccaggcttaaagcggccaaggttggagacccccgttctaAGGCATCTTCTCACCACGTTTGCTGgtgagggagttgaagtcctccaggcttaaagcggccaaggttggagacccctgttttagaggatcTTATTAAACGTTTTaagatcctcttttttttttgtttttgtttaaccttttaaactatcctgtcagagctgaagaagcttcttggatgagaagcgaaacatcttcaaaagaaaaaaaagtccagttgcctcctgaaaaaaagcacctttgggacaaccatgatctggaggaCTGAGACTCTGCAGACTTCGGCCCAGGGGCTGGCTTGAAACTCTGAAGCAAAGAGTTGAGGACACGGAGGGGGTGGGATGTCCTTTGTGGCTGGAGACCCCCAGGGCTACTTTCTAAGAGCCTCCCTTTGCCTTTCTCCTAGGTTTGGATGCTGTGTCCACTCTCAAGGGCTCTTCCCTTCGGCTTCAGGCTGAGCTGGGCTTGGAAGGTCACAGGGTGCCGGAGAATTTCCCAGCTGCGTGGAGCTATGAGGCTGGTTCAGTTCCAGGCCAAGGGCTCAAGCCCCGAGCCCCGGATTGGGCTGGAGGAACGAGATGGAGGAGATGTGGTGGACCTGAATGCTTTCGACTCATCCTTGCCCAGGACCATGAGGGCAttcctggaggcaggagaggcagcccTGGCAGTGGCCAGAAGGTAGGTGAGGATACTGGCTAGTCCAGAGGAGAGAAGCAGGAGATGGAGAACAGAGCTCTGGGTTGCAAGGCGGCTGGGGCTTTTAAGGGGGCTGGGATGGAGGATGAGGCTGgagagatgggaagggaaggtGGGGATAAGAAACCAGTCTGTGGGATGCCCCTCTGTTCTGACCCggttccccaaacacgacaaagcctctgtagttaaatcaatgattcctttattaggagtgccggcagccccggctgttctgttccccctccccacttcacagagcaaacaccaagacgcgtgtctcccagtctttttatttgctacctgattttcttcagttgaggaaatacttggcagtgaccgtgcaaaggcttgccaagttctgagtccgttatctcgtatccaagatccgttgccaaaactcactgataaagtcctttaaccctccaacaactgagctgcagtgcacccttggtagcttttttgtccgtcataagggccacatggcagctccacccacttttataccctgtggggtgtggctcagtgactcagcaatctctgggcctgccacaccttttcctccgcTGTGCACGCTTATCCTtacgtcgctgcctcggatccacccaggattgatcgtcagcagctgggacttgaggcgttgccagggaggaggaggagggtgcgggagagggaggccttgtcagctcctcctcctggcctgcagctggaacttggggtggtgccagcgaggaagatcctggcgagggaggccttgctggctcctctccctcactttccgagtcactctcctccatgggaacaggctcgagggccggagtcacaacaccggCAAAAAGTTTATCTCGCAGGCTAACAACTCTGCCTGGtaaggagatgaatagttgtctgccccatctattcatctccgccccctgcctcttatccccagagctagggtggggcttcgctagcagtggtggctcttccatcccaaggaccggcccatagatttccactgttctcctctcctctgccttctgtacaTCCATGCGTCAGGCACgggacccagctgttcttcctcatcAGCCTCCTCCAGGCTGACTTTCCATCTGAGGGaggacggatggcccaggctcccgctctgtctctctctctctgccagctccattccctctttcccctcggaGCTCATGGGGCAGGAGACCAactaggccacgtccacccagcaactgggcagagaaccccttgctaaaatttttgaagcccctcccgatgggcagctatataagttctctaaataaataaaatagatcgatcaaccatccaaccaaccaaccttttTAACCAGCCTGGAGGCCCTGATGTTTTTGAACTCCCTCCACAGAGCCCAGCAATCTGGCTGTCCTTCTCTGCCCCGGTCCGAAGTGGCCCTCTTGGCTCCCATCACCGGTCCGGATAAAGTGATCTGTGTCGGCATGAATTACGTGGACCATTGCCTGGAGCAGAACGTCAAGATCCCCAAGGAGCCGATCATCTTCAACAAGTTCCCCAGCTCCATCGTGGGACCCTACGATGCCATCGTCCACCCAGCGGAGACCAATGTGAGTCTATTTGCAGGCTGGCGGGTTTATACTCCttggcaggcagctggtcatttgcattctttggtCACAATCGAACAGCCCTCTATCAACAGAGGGCGGGAGGGAcgcttcctaacagggaggacaattaaccagtggaacagcctgccaccagaaatcgtgggcgttccatcgctggaggtttttgagaagaaactaggcagccatttatctgaaattgtataggttctcctgcttgagaagggggttggactagaagacctccaaggtgccttctagcttctgttctgctctgttttgttctatgctatgctattctttcACCAGGAGTCACGTAGGACTCAGTTAAATCTGTGTGAGAGTCAATTCAGGGGCAAAGGTGCTGGACCAAGAGCAGGGTGCCTGGGAGTTCGAGTTCAACCTCGGGCACAAGGCCAGCTAGATGATCTTGGCCAGTCCTtcactctcagcccaaggaagatggtggcaagggcaaaccacttccaaaaacgttgccaagaccaTCAACAAAGGGATTTTTCCAGGCGCCTGGAATCGAGGCTAATGGGAAAGGATAACCCCAAATAAGGGCTTCCGGAAAGTAGGttaggaaccaggggtgaaatccagcaggttctgagaaggttctggagaaccggtagcggaaattttgagtagttcggagaaccggcaaaggcCACCTCTGGCtttccccagagtggggaggaaaaggagattttgcaatatccttcccccaggagtggggagggaatggggattttgcagtatccttcccctggagtggggagggaatggggattttgcagtatccttcccccaggagtggggtgggaatggggattttgcagtatccttcccccaggagtgggaaggaaatggggattttgcagtatccttccccctggagtgggaaggaaatggggattttgcagtatccttcccccaggagtggggagggaattgggattttgcagtatccttccctcaggagtggggagggaatggggattttgcagtatccttccctcaggagtggggagggaatggggattttgcagtatccttccccctggagtgggaaggaaatggggattttgcagtatccttcccccaggagtggggagggaatggggattttgcagtatcctttccccaggagtggggtgggaatggggattttgcagtatccttcccctgccatgcctaccaagccacgcccacagaaccggtagtaaaaaaaaatcgtaCTTTACCACTGTTAGGAACCCCCGTGAAGAAAACCTGGGAAGCGGGTATCTCCCATCTTAAGCAAcacggggtctttttgtgtgttgtgtgtatCAGTGAAGTTGAGGTGACAACCATGGCTACACAAGGCAATCCTAGGCCCCTCTTTTTTTAACCCCATCAGATGTGCACTCCACAGCCTTTCTCAGCGGCAGGCTATATTTtcaagagttcttttttttttttcctgcagaaaaTTATAAAATCTAAATAATTTGCATCAGCCTTGAGGTGCTTCTTCCCCGGCTGGGAGAGTTTCTTCTTTAGCTCAAGTACTTTTGCACAACCTCTTGCCCTGCACACAATTTTCTGCCACCAGTGTTGGACCGAAATCTTGTTGGATGGCCCTCTGACCCAGCCTGCGGTCCCTGCCTTGGCTCTTGGGATGGCAAGTCAAGAGGTTCACTCTTGTGTTTTTCCTCTTCTAGGAAATGGACTGGGAAGTTGAGCTGGCCTTTGTCATTGGGAAGAAAGGCAAACACATCCaggtaaggtctcctgcctggggcaggggttggactagaagacctccaaaggtccctctTAGCCCTAGCGTTCTAGAAGTCTAAAAGTTGGCAGAGAGCAACTGAGATCTGGCTTTAGGACGAAGCCTTAATGATGTTTGACTCCGTTCAGTttagcccagtggtagtcaacctggtccctactgcccccTAGTGggggttccagctttcatggtgggcggtaggggttttgtccgacactgaagcactttcctttttttaaaatttaattgacttttaaaaaaaatttcatagcatatttaaaaacattttattaggttttcaaaaaattccccgtgacaatttaaatttctgaaaatatactatttgtatcacccgcgcattagttcacattacgtaagtgaaactaaatggcgctataatgcgaccgcaaacaaaagagcctcgtcccagaatagctcgcgcatctcccccccacaccaccccagctgtaacagacaagcagagttggtagccgccccccccaaacccaatccacgatgcacgagaggcatgcacagacgatacacggcacattactgtggaatcggtgggcggttagaaaattttactactaacagagatacaaaagtgggcggcaggtataaaaaggttgtctATCCCTGGTTTAGCCACTCATGGGTGGGTATCACAAAGAGCAGTTATCTGCCTGCAAATAAATTCGatgccctttccttccttccttccttccttccttccttccctccctccctccctccctccttccttcctttatattttataaagatttatatatagatttatataccgcttctcagtgctttccagccctctctaagcggtttacagagtcaccctcttgcccccaacaatctgggtcctcattttacccacctcagaaggatggaaggctgagtcaaccttgagctggtcaggatcgaacttcttggctgtgggcagagttagcctgcaatactgcattctaaccactgctcgctccttccttccttcctttcctccctccctccctccctccctccttccttccttcctttatattttataaagatttatatatagatttatataccgcttcacagtgctttccagccctctctaagcagtttacagagtcaccctcttgcccccaacaatctgggtcctcattttactgccctcagaaggacggaaggccgagtcaacctcaaACCAACTCTTGTAATTCTGTTGCCCTTTTAGGAATCTGCTGCGATGGCTCACGTGGCTGGATTCATGGTGGGCCACGACGTGAGTTCCCGAGACTGGCAGATGAAAAGGAACGGGAAGCAGTGGCTGTTAGGGAAGACCTTTGACACCTTTTGCCCGCTGGGCCCAGCTCTTGTGACCAAGGACTCCGTCTCAGGTTGGGAAGCGGCCAGGTCCCTCGgctgaccctcctcctcctcctcctctgcttcttcttcttccttcttcttcttctcttccttcctccctcctcctctgcttccgcttccatttcttcttcttcttcctcctcctcctctttctctgcttcttcttctcctccttcctcccttcctccctccctccttcctcctcctcttcccacactcccttctagcaccgatgataTTACCCATTTTGGGTAAttgaacgtctgcaagaaaacacctaAGCTCAGAAAACACACTAAGGACCCCAGAGATTTCATAAGAGATCTTATTTGGGAaggtgcatttcctcttttggttCTCTtaacattcctctgaatacattaAATCCAACTCCCATCGCTGCCTGGGGCATtcagagagctgaagtccacgagccttaaatttggagaccccctgctccaaAAAGCAAGCAGACAGCTTCCTTTTAATCTCAGGGGCCCATGCGCgcgctctctccttccttcccacccagaTCCTCACAATTTGGGCATCCGCTGCCGAGTGAACGGCGAACTCGTCCAGAACAGCAACACCaaccagatgatcttcaaaacgGAGGCTCTTGTTGCGTGGGTGTCCCGGTGAGTGCTGCCCCTCCcattcctctccccccctccccactttgcaGTGAACATGACCCATGGGGGCCAAAGCCAGCCCAGGACAAGCTGGGGACGGCCGTGATAAGAGAAGGGGGGCGGGGGGTTTGACCTGTTCTCTAAaggaggagtctccaaccttggcaacctgtggacttcaactcccagaattcctcttatTCTGCTCATTACTGTGTTTGATGTTCTTTGCAGGTTTGCCACGTTGTACCCAGGAGATGTCTTCCTGACTGGGACACCACCGGGGGTTGGAGTTTTCCGGAAGCCACCCACTTTCCTCAAGGTGACTTCCgttctttgtttattattattctgaCTGAGGCCTCCCAAGATCATGCGGCAGACTCCTCGTCCCGATAAAACCCCTTTGATTTAGGTTAAAAGGAAATTCCTCTGCAGCAAAATCCCGACAAACAGTCTTTCATGAGATTTCCTGACTGCAGCAGTggagggttgctaccagtttgggcgaacttttagcggcggcagtgggaggctccgcccacccacccagacgtttctgcacatgtgcagaagcgttgcaCATGCGcgcgcccacgagcaaaccggtagcgagggGCTTTGAAACCTACCCCTGAACTACAGAcctttatctggcttggagagttgccaggccgatatcttcccaATGCCCACTCTGTAGCAGACAATACtcggcaagaagtcaggaacagatcttcaccctcatgaagtgaactaattgtctcctgcaaactcccctcccctttcgctcctctttattccctataggaggggccattcaccgtccacctgtgcctttactcccgagttggcccttgttccttagctgttcccttctcctggcagctctgcgcatgtgcacactgggaacaggctccagctgttcttctgcctcgctgatgtctgactccgaaggcagttgATAACTGTCAgacgccctggccccatctctgcctccaacgcagagccctcatccgagccttccccagactccaggaccggcccatgtttctccccaacctcctcactgcctGAGTCTGCCAGCTTGGCCAAAGGGCTATTGTAACCCTGTTCCTCCCACAGAAAGGTGACGAAGTACAGTGTGAAATCGATGAGCTGGGAACCATCTGCAACAAGGTGATGTGAAGGTTTTCCTGCGGCAGCCCCGGACAGACCCATCGGCTGGAGTTTAAAATGCACCAAGTGCCTTCCTCGAGTCTAATCCAGAGGAGCATAAATAAGGAAGTTCTTAAAATGCTTTACGGTTTCATCTCTTGGAATTATTTCTGCCAAGCATCGCAGCCAAATTAAAATTGAAGATGCCACCACAACATTATGCCTCCAACTCCAGTCCCTCACTGGTGGTCGAGAAGGAGACACCGTGGCCAACCGTATCAAAAGCTGCTAAGAAATCTAGAATGACAGCAATGATTGTGCCACTTCCCTCCAAGCTTATCCATAATAGCAAGCAGCAGAGCTTCCGTTGCATGCCCAGGTCCAAACCCAGACCGCCAGAGCTCCCAAcaaccatgggtgaaatgctgccggttcagaccggatcgcccgatccggtagcgatggcagcaggtggttcggagaaccggtagcaaaaatccttgccctcccccatgcccagctgagtcgcgcaatcatcagaggcttttttttttacttttaaaagcattttttcttcagctgaaaaaattttttaaagaaaaaaaaaagcctccgatgatcgtgtggctcagctgggattgtcagagccttttaaaagcattttttctacaacctcttcagccaaagcttttaaaaggcttctctgacgatcccagaggagttgcctgatcgccagaggcttttcttttaaaatcatttttttttttgcctttgaaagaaaaaaaaggcctctgacgatcaggcaactcatctgggatcatcagaggagccttttaaaagcatttttttctacagcttctttggccgaagaggttgcagaaaaaatgcttttaaaagtaaaaaaaaaaaagagttggccatgcccacccagtcacattacaccccccaccaccaagccatgcccacagaaccggtaataacaaattttacactttacccctggtgtggtcttactaaggctttacagagtgctgttagtacctcccttgatcttgattgtatccctctggtaatgcagtttaggactgggttggcttttttggctgctggctcatctttagctggttgtccactaagactctcaAAATCTCTCTCTCACGGTTACTGctcttaagcctggtttcaccctgtCTATAGGtgcatttttggtttttcttgcttaagtgtAAGACTTGACTttcctctacatcaggggtctccaaccttggtcacttttaagacttgtggacttcaactcccagagtccctcagccagctttgctgagacccctagattagatgacctccaagctttgctggctgagggactctgggagttaaagtccacaagtcttaaagtgaccaaggttgctCTACATGCAGCATTTTAATCCAATCATCCAGAGCACAAGGTGATCTGTTTTTCACCCGAAGACTTAAAATTGCACCCCTTTTTGCTCTTCCAGAAAAGGTCCCAGTGCcaaataaaactttatttctaAAATAGCAATTAACAAGTAATCTACTCTGAGGCTCTTCCTGCCCTTTTGAGAAAACTAATG
Proteins encoded in this region:
- the LOC131203897 gene encoding fumarylacetoacetate hydrolase domain-containing protein 2A-like; the protein is MLCPLSRALPFGFRLSWAWKVTGCRRISQLRGAMRLVQFQAKGSSPEPRIGLEERDGGDVVDLNAFDSSLPRTMRAFLEAGEAALAVARRAQQSGCPSLPRSEVALLAPITGPDKVICVGMNYVDHCLEQNVKIPKEPIIFNKFPSSIVGPYDAIVHPAETNEMDWEVELAFVIGKKGKHIQESAAMAHVAGFMVGHDVSSRDWQMKRNGKQWLLGKTFDTFCPLGPALVTKDSVSDPHNLGIRCRVNGELVQNSNTNQMIFKTEALVAWVSRFATLYPGDVFLTGTPPGVGVFRKPPTFLKKGDEVQCEIDELGTICNKVM